The Longimicrobiaceae bacterium genome has a window encoding:
- a CDS encoding dienelactone hydrolase family protein codes for MRTTSALRSIRPIAPVFVMLCCAASLTAQHAGHAGDPHTADPGSAAGLGTIHFPTRASPAAHAEFTRGVLLLHNFHYPHAVRAFQRARELDPRDAMSAAFEALAHTHPVWNQQDTAAARAALRSLAPTPAARARMARTPRERAWLRAVEALYAGDLPKAVRDTAFSRAMARLHTGDPADPEAATFYALSLLGLNQAEREPRAYAMAEEISRAVLRAHPHHPGALHYLIHAVDDPASAVRGIEAARVYGEIAPAAGHAQHMTSHIFIALGRWDDVVRANLRAYAAYSPDGRVFGHGTQWLAYGLIQQGRVREAHSWLDSMLTYQRDVAAGATPAVRGRADADAHAVLMTAAHVINAEAWDSPLARMRFDTTHLRSIDTRAVADFFVAYAAAQRARRAVDVTPGSREADRLLADSLLERIAARNVRARAAGARAGPLGEAEAMEKMLRAERFAIANQPDSALALLRAAAEQWESVPFMYGLPGTVKPPRERAAEILLVTRRPAEALAELERAERMAPGRSLARLYRARALLALGRRDEAVREYRELAATWRDADVTYPDREEARWGSTTLAAGSSDASVAVDTVAYASGELALRGTLYRPTAAGRHPALVVLHGSLGCWRQAERDNVGRLFAARGYVTFFPCRRGVGLSTGQGEAVTDQLQREGLTARDPAFARRSTELLTTTQLQDVRAAVAAIRACPDVDPKRVAVTGVSYGGILTMLAAEADPTLRAAVAFAPAAMNWGWNAPLRERLLAGARRVRVPVLVVQAENDWDLAPTRELPAAVRAGGGEGDGKLYPAIGANVGDGHGFMVLAPELWREDVLEFLDRQMKGRSRP; via the coding sequence ATGCGCACGACCTCCGCTCTCCGCTCCATCCGGCCCATCGCCCCCGTCTTCGTGATGCTCTGCTGCGCCGCCTCGCTCACGGCCCAGCACGCCGGGCATGCCGGCGATCCGCACACGGCGGACCCCGGGTCGGCGGCCGGGTTGGGGACGATCCACTTCCCGACCCGGGCCAGCCCCGCGGCGCACGCGGAGTTCACCCGGGGCGTGCTGCTGCTGCACAACTTCCACTATCCACATGCGGTCCGCGCCTTTCAGCGCGCGCGGGAGCTGGATCCGCGCGACGCGATGAGCGCCGCCTTCGAGGCGCTGGCCCACACCCATCCCGTGTGGAACCAGCAGGACACGGCCGCCGCGCGTGCCGCACTGCGCTCGCTCGCCCCCACGCCCGCGGCGCGGGCAAGGATGGCCCGCACGCCGCGCGAGCGCGCCTGGCTCCGGGCCGTCGAGGCACTCTACGCCGGCGACCTGCCGAAGGCCGTGCGCGACACCGCCTTCAGCCGCGCGATGGCGCGCCTGCACACGGGCGATCCCGCCGATCCCGAGGCGGCCACCTTCTACGCGCTCTCGCTTCTCGGCCTCAACCAGGCCGAGCGCGAGCCACGCGCCTACGCCATGGCGGAGGAGATCAGCCGCGCGGTGCTGCGCGCGCACCCGCACCACCCCGGAGCGCTGCACTACCTGATCCACGCCGTGGACGATCCGGCCAGCGCCGTACGAGGGATCGAGGCGGCGCGCGTGTACGGCGAGATCGCGCCGGCCGCCGGGCACGCGCAGCACATGACGTCGCACATCTTCATCGCCCTGGGGCGGTGGGACGACGTGGTGCGCGCCAACCTCCGCGCGTACGCCGCCTACAGTCCTGACGGGCGCGTATTCGGGCACGGCACCCAGTGGCTGGCGTACGGACTCATACAGCAGGGGCGCGTGCGCGAGGCGCACAGCTGGCTGGACTCGATGCTCACCTATCAGCGTGACGTGGCCGCCGGTGCGACGCCGGCGGTGCGGGGCCGGGCCGACGCGGACGCACACGCCGTCCTGATGACCGCGGCGCACGTGATCAATGCCGAGGCGTGGGACTCGCCACTCGCGCGGATGCGCTTCGACACGACCCACCTGCGCAGCATCGACACCCGGGCGGTGGCCGACTTCTTCGTCGCCTATGCGGCCGCACAGCGCGCGCGCCGCGCGGTGGACGTGACGCCGGGGAGCCGCGAAGCCGACCGGCTCCTGGCGGATTCGCTCCTCGAGCGGATCGCCGCCCGCAACGTGCGGGCGCGGGCGGCGGGGGCACGCGCCGGCCCGCTCGGCGAGGCGGAGGCGATGGAGAAGATGCTGCGGGCGGAGCGGTTCGCCATCGCCAACCAGCCCGACTCCGCGCTGGCGCTGCTGCGCGCCGCTGCCGAGCAATGGGAGTCGGTCCCCTTCATGTACGGGCTTCCGGGGACGGTGAAGCCGCCGCGGGAGCGCGCCGCGGAGATCCTGCTGGTCACCCGCCGCCCGGCGGAGGCGCTGGCGGAGCTGGAGAGGGCGGAGCGGATGGCCCCCGGGCGCTCCCTCGCGCGCCTGTACCGCGCGCGGGCTCTGCTGGCCCTGGGCCGCCGCGACGAGGCGGTACGCGAGTACCGGGAGCTGGCCGCCACGTGGCGCGACGCCGACGTGACCTACCCGGACCGCGAGGAGGCGCGCTGGGGGAGCACCACGCTCGCCGCGGGGAGCAGCGACGCGTCGGTGGCCGTGGACACGGTGGCCTACGCGAGCGGCGAGCTGGCGCTGCGCGGCACCCTCTACCGCCCCACGGCCGCCGGACGGCACCCGGCGCTCGTCGTGCTGCACGGCAGCCTCGGGTGCTGGCGACAGGCCGAGCGGGACAACGTCGGCCGGCTGTTCGCGGCGCGGGGATACGTGACGTTCTTCCCCTGCCGGCGGGGCGTAGGCCTTTCCACCGGGCAGGGCGAGGCCGTAACGGACCAGCTGCAGCGCGAAGGGCTCACGGCGCGCGATCCCGCTTTCGCCCGGCGGTCCACCGAGCTGCTCACCACCACGCAGCTGCAGGACGTTCGCGCCGCCGTCGCGGCCATCCGCGCCTGCCCGGACGTGGACCCGAAGCGCGTGGCGGTCACCGGCGTCTCCTACGGCGGGATCCTGACGATGCTCGCGGCCGAGGCCGATCCCACGCTGCGCGCCGCGGTGGCGTTCGCGCCCGCCGCGATGAACTGGGGGTGGAACGCCCCCCTGCGCGAGCGGCTCCTCGCGGGCGCACGCCGCGTACGCGTGCCCGTGCTGGTGGTCCAGGCGGAGAACGACTGGGACCTGGCTCCCACGCGCGAGCTCCCGGCCGCGGTGCGCGCCGGCGGCGGCGAAGGGGACGGCAAGCTGTATCCCGCCATCGGCGCGAACGTGGGGGATGGCCACGGGTTCATGGTGCTCGCGCCCGAGCTGTGGCGGGAGGACGTGCTGGAGTTCCTCGACCGGCAGATGAAGGGACGGAGCAGGCCGTGA
- a CDS encoding prolyl oligopeptidase family serine peptidase, with the protein MGLLPLSFSAATLALLASAVPVLAQSRDTSAPNGQIVAQERCAFPYRTFDEWLADARRRNPQLDEAAFRRRQAHFDYVTTTQEVECLRVQYMSGGHRVTGYIVKPTDTNGKKYPVFVVVPPYDPGGRIQFLNLFYFYGRVKDQGVVVVFPAFRGNDGGEGRDEFGGGDVEDLVNVSALARAQPYMDADNLFLYGGGRGGMMIYLALIRGMPARAAAVENAPSDVRSWAAQDTAVLRALRQANPDFERRAEEHYRARSILEHVERISTPLLIRHGSGNRRVPVSHTLGLVERLEALGKTYKLVIYPNDDPNIQKNDPEDDRLAHEWLRTHLPGIPPMPTERP; encoded by the coding sequence ATGGGACTCCTTCCGCTCAGTTTCTCCGCCGCCACTCTCGCGCTGCTTGCTTCGGCAGTTCCCGTTCTGGCCCAGAGCCGAGACACATCAGCCCCGAACGGCCAGATCGTGGCGCAGGAGCGGTGTGCCTTTCCGTACCGGACCTTCGACGAATGGCTCGCTGACGCCCGGCGCCGGAACCCCCAGCTCGACGAGGCGGCGTTTCGTCGAAGGCAGGCACACTTCGACTATGTGACGACGACCCAGGAGGTGGAATGCCTCCGGGTGCAGTACATGAGCGGAGGGCACCGGGTGACCGGGTACATCGTGAAGCCGACCGACACGAACGGAAAGAAGTACCCCGTGTTCGTGGTTGTGCCCCCCTACGATCCGGGTGGCCGGATCCAATTTCTCAACCTGTTCTACTTCTATGGACGGGTGAAAGACCAGGGTGTGGTGGTGGTCTTTCCCGCTTTCCGGGGCAACGACGGTGGAGAGGGCCGGGATGAGTTCGGGGGTGGAGATGTCGAAGACCTGGTCAACGTGTCCGCGCTCGCCAGGGCACAGCCGTACATGGATGCCGACAATCTCTTCCTTTACGGGGGTGGGCGCGGCGGGATGATGATCTACCTGGCGCTCATCCGCGGTATGCCCGCGCGCGCGGCGGCCGTGGAGAACGCACCCAGTGACGTGCGGAGCTGGGCCGCGCAGGATACGGCGGTTCTGAGGGCTCTACGGCAGGCGAACCCGGATTTCGAGCGCAGGGCCGAAGAGCACTACCGGGCACGGTCCATCCTGGAGCACGTGGAGCGCATCAGCACACCGTTGCTCATCCGGCACGGGAGTGGGAACCGGCGTGTTCCGGTGAGCCACACCCTGGGGCTCGTCGAGCGCCTGGAAGCACTCGGGAAGACCTACAAGCTGGTCATCTACCCCAACGACGACCCCAACATTCAGAAGAACGATCCCGAGGACGACCGGCTCGCTCACGAATGGCTCCGTACACATCTGCCGGGCATTCCGCCAATGCCCACCGAACGGCCGTGA